In Syntrophorhabdaceae bacterium, the sequence AAGAGCTGCCCATCATCGAAGACCTGGCCCCTTTAAAGCCCATGGTATCCACCATGGACGGCTCCTATGGGTTGGAAGGCACCGTGGTCGATCTTCTGGATAGTCAGCTCAAGTCGCTCAAGGGAAACAGCGAAATCTTTGCCTGCGGGCCGGAAGCGATGCTGACAGGTCTCAAGAAGCGGATCATGGAGGAGCGGATACCCTGTCAGGTCCTGGTGGAAGAGCGGATGGCGTGCGGTCTCGGCCTCTGCTTCGGATGCGTAAGAGAAACAATCGACGAAACAGAGCCTTTCAAAAGGGTCTGTAAGGAAGGACCTGTATTCGACCTATGGCAAATACGTCTATAGAGCTTTTCGGCAAAACCCTGAAGAACCCGGTGATGAACGCCTCGGGGACCCTGGGCTACGGGAAGGAGATCGAGCCCTTATGGCCGGTCGAGACCATGGGCGCCTACGTGACCAAGGGGCTCTCTTTAGAGCCCCACCACGGCAACCCCCTTCCCAGGATATGGGACCAGCAATACGGGATGATCAACAGCATCGGGCTTCAGAACGTGGGGGTCGAGCGGTTCTTCGGCCACTATTTCCCGTTCTTCAGGAGCCGCAGAATTCCGATCATCGTAAATTTTTTCGGGTTCAGCGACGATGAATACATACGATGCGCCGAGCGGATAAAGCCCCACGAGCTGATTGTGGCCCTCGAGATGAACCTCTCGTGCCCGAACGTGAAGAAGGGCGGCATCAGCTTCGGCAAAGACCCCGAAATGGTCTACGCCATCGTGAAGAGGGTCAAGGAGGCGACGTCCATACCGGTCATCGCGAAACTTACCCCTGAAGTGAAAAATATCGGAGAGATCGCATCGGCCGCCCATGAAGGGGGCGCGGACGGTTTTACCCTCCTTAACACCATGCCCGCGGCAGTCGTGGACGTAAGCCAAATGAGGATGCCCCTTCGTGGAGGCCTCTCCGGACCGGTGATGAGACCGATCGCTCTCAGGGCGGTCTTCGAAATATCGAAGGCAGTACCCGTCCCTGTCATAGGCGCCGGGGGGATCATGGACAGTACGGATGCCCTCGCCTTTCTCATGGCCGGCGCGAAGGCGGTGCAGGTGGGGACCGCCACTTTTGTAGACCCTTATGCAATACCGAAAATTGTCGAAGGTATCGGAGAGTACCTCACACGTCAGAAATGTGCCAACCTTGACCCGATAATCGGGTGCACCCATCGTGAAGACTCCGGCAGCCGATAACGACATCGTCGAGCTGCTCCGCTCCAAACTCGATATAAGCCATCTCTGCGCACGAATCCTCTTTTCACGGGGCTTCACCGACCCGGGGAGGGTGGAAACCTTTCTCTATCCGAGGATCGAAGATCTTTCCGACCCCTTTCTCCTGCCCGATATGGAAAAGGCAGTGGCCAGAATGATGGAGGCCGTGCGCACCCATGAGAAGGTCTGCCTCTACGGCGACTACGACGCAGACGGGGTGACCTCCGTTGCCCTCATGGTCAATTTTCTCACCCGCCTGGGCATGAATCCCGCCGTCTATCTCCCCGAGAGAAAAGAAGGATACGGCCTCAACCTCAAAGCAGTGGAAAAGATAAAGGAAGACGGCGCAACGCTCCTCGTCTGTCTCGACTGCGGCTCCACGAATATAGAGGAGATAAAGAGGGCGGGGGAGCTCGGGATGGATGTGATCGTGATCGATCATCACGAGCCGGGCGAGGAGCTGCCTTCCGCCTGGGCTATCGTCAATCCGAAAATGAAGAATGCCCTTTTCCCCACACGGGAGCTGGCCGCATGCGGCGTCACCTTCTTTTTTCTCCTGGCCCTCAGGAGAATCCTCTCGAAAAAAGGGATGCTCCACGTCACGATAAACCTGAAGAAAGAGCTCGACCTCGTGACCCTGGGCACCATCGCCGATATGGTCCCCCTCACGGGCGACAACCGGGTGATCGTCAAGTTCGGCATGGCCATGATGAGAAAAAGCCCGCGCATGTGGCTCAGGACCTTTTTCAAAAGCGGGATAGTGACCCGGGCGGTCGTTGATGAATATACCCTCGGGTTTATCATCATCCCCCGCATCAATGCAGCGGGCAGGGTATCCCATCCCGGCACAGCTCTCGATTTTCTCCTGGCGGAGGACGAATTTTCTTCAAAGACCTATCTGGCTCAGCTCCAGGATGTGAACAGGCAAAGGCAGAGAATTGAGGCTGAGATCGTGAAAGAGGCCATCGAGACCATCGACGGGGGGGATCTCACGGAGAGAAATTCCATCGTCCTCTTTAAAGAAGGCTGGCATATCGGAGTTATCGGCATAGTCGCACAAAAGCTGACCGAGCTCTACAAGAAGCCATGCATCGTGATTACCGAGGTAGAAGGGATGTGGAAGGGTTCGGGCAGGGGCGGCGACGGTGTGGACCTCCACAAGGCGATAGAATCGGTTGCCCATCTGGTGCAGAGGTTCGGGGGCCATAAATACGCGTGCGGCATCTCGCTCCTCGGCGAAAACCTCATTGCCTTCAGGGATGCCTTCGATGAATCGGTGGGAGACGCCTTCATCGAGAGGGAGAAGAAGACGAGGGTCGATACCCATGCGTCTTTCGAGGAGCTGACAGGGGAGCTCCTCGAGTTCATCGAGCGGGCCTCTCCCTACGGCATGGGTAATCCGAGACCCAACTTACTTTTTGCTCCTTCCAAAGTGAGAGTGGTGAAAGGTTTTGCGAAGATAATAGACGGGACGAACAGGACGTGGCGGGGCTCCTTCTATGGAAAAGAGCCCGTACCCGAAGCAACCGGGATACACATCGTGGCTTCCCCAATGGTAAGGGAAGATATGGGCGAACGGTTCGTGCACCTCACCATAAAAGAGTTTGTCCTTCCGGAGATAGAGGCGTGTGATGCGGTATAAGAGTGTGATGCGTTAAATGCGGAAAGGGATTCGGGCTCCGCGGGCGTCTGCTCGTAACCCATAAGGAGGATATAACCATGACGGAGCTTCATGCGTGGTATGGAGATTTGCAGGTGGCGAGGACCGCGGCGGCGCTCAGAAAGAACAATTTCGATGTCCGTATTGTGCCGGGGAAAAAGGAAGCCCTCCGCGAGGTGATCGGATTGATCCCTGAAAACTCAAAGGTCGGCGTGGGCGGATCGATGACCCTTACTGAGATCGGCTTCTTCGAGGAGGCGGAAAAACATTCTTTTACTCTCCTCAATCCTTCTCCCCAGAAGATGTCCATGGAGGAATTCATTCAGACCCGCCGGAAGATATTGCTTGCCGACGTCTTCTTGAGCAGCAGCAACGCGGTGACGGAGGAGGGGGAGCTTTTCAATATCGACGCCACCGGCAACCGGACCGGCGCCATGGCGTTCGGGCCGAAGCAGGTGATCCTCGTGTGCGGATTCAATAAAATAACCCGAAATTTGGATGGAGCGAGAAAGCGGGTCCGGGAATGGGTAGCCCCCATGAACGCCAAAAGACTGGGATTAAAAACACCCTGCGCGGAGACCGGCATGTGCGGCGACTGCTCCTCTCCCCAGAGGATATGCAATATCTTTACAGTCCTTGCGAAGAAGCCTTCCAGGACGGCGGTGACCGTCATCCTCGTGGGAGAGCACCTGGGATTGTAAGTAGCCCCTGATCCGGCGGCGGCGCACCGTAATTCCTCGATCCCGGCCGGTCTCGATTTACCCCTTTAAGAAAAAATACGCAACGCCGAAAATAGATACAGGCGGAGTGGTTCAACTGCGTAAGGTCTTAGCTATGCTCGGGGGTCACGGTCCGCTAAATCGGCTTCAAGAGGAGAACGTGCATGAACCTGCAGAACATACGGATAGGCAAGAGGCTTATGGGGGCTTTCGCAGTATTCACATTCATCATTCTTGTCTCATGCATCATCAGTCTTATGGCGATGAACGACGTGGGCAGCAAGGCAAATCAGATCGTGAACGTCAATTTTGAAAAGGCATCCGCAGCGAATGCGATCCTTATGAATATACAGGCCATCCAGGGCAACACCGGCCTTGCTGTCAACAGCAAGGATAAATCTCTCCTCGACGCAAACGCCGAGAGGAGAAAAGCCTATGTGGCAGGTCTCGAGAAGCTCGAAAAGATCGAAACCGATCAGGTGGGCAAAGATCTTATCAGTAAGCTGAAAGAACAGACGGTACGGGGCAAGGAAGCGAGCGGCAAGCTGCTGAAGGCCTTCGAGGCGGGCAATTTCGAAGAGGCCGCGGATCATTACAAAAGTGCGGTTGTTCCCGTCACCCTGTTGAATATCGAGACCGTGAAGGAGATCATCGGTTATCAGGAAAAAACCATCAAAGAAAAATATGGCGAGATTGTCAAAGAAAATGGCAAGGTAAAGTTCATTCTCATCCTCTTCGGCATCGTGGCCGTAATACTCTGCGTTGCCACGAGCATGATCATCACCAAAAGCATTACCACTCCCATCCATAAGAATATAGAAGTGGCAAAGACCCTGGCCGAGGGCAATCTTTCCGTCGAGATCATCCTTGACAGAAAGGATGAATTCGGTGACGAGATGCAGGCATTCAAGGTCATGGTAGAGAAATGGAAGACCCTCATCACAGGCGTGAAGTCATCCGCGGCGAGCGTGGCTTCCGCGAGCAACCAGTTGAGCGCCAGCGCCGAAGAGCTCGCACGGGGCGCATCAGCCCAGGTGGAGCGGACGATCCAGGTGTCGACCGCCTCCGAGGAGATGTCCCAGACGTCCCTTGATATCGCGAAGAACGCCGGCAGCATATCGGATTCGGCAAAGGAAACAGTCGGCACCGCCCAAAACGGCAATTCGATCGTGAATAAATCGGTAGAGGAAGTGAAAGAGATTGCGAAGACGGTGAATAAATCATCCGATCTGGTAAAAGAGCTGGGCGGCCAGTCCGAAAAGATAGGAGAGATAGTCCTGGTGATTAATGACATCGCCGACCAGACCAACCTCCTTGCCCTCAATGCCGCCATAGAGGCAGCCCGGGCAGGAGAGGCAGGCAGGGGGTTCGCCGTGGTGGCCGACGAGGTCAAGAAGCTCGCCGAGAGGACCAGCAAGTCCACCCAGGAGATAGGGAGCATGATCAATGCCATTAAGTCGGGTGTAGACCGGGCGGTGGCGTCGATGGGCGAGGCGTCGGACAAGGTGAAGACAGGTGTCGAGCTCAGCAATGAAGCGGGAAAAGCCTTAAACGAGATCGTGGGCAGCTCCGCCAACCTTCAATCCATGGTCCAGCAGATTGCAACCGCCATAGAAGAGATGAATTCCACCACCGAAGAGATCGCGAGAGACATAGAACAGGTGGCAAACGTAACCAAGGACTCGTCCGGCACCGCCGAACAGGTCACCCAGGCCGCTCTCGAGCTGTCCACCCTCTCAATCTCCCTGGAAGAATCCGTTCGCGGGTTCAGGATATAAAGAAAAACAGGGCTGCAGCCTATTCATATGCC encodes:
- a CDS encoding dihydroorotate dehydrogenase; protein product: MANTSIELFGKTLKNPVMNASGTLGYGKEIEPLWPVETMGAYVTKGLSLEPHHGNPLPRIWDQQYGMINSIGLQNVGVERFFGHYFPFFRSRRIPIIVNFFGFSDDEYIRCAERIKPHELIVALEMNLSCPNVKKGGISFGKDPEMVYAIVKRVKEATSIPVIAKLTPEVKNIGEIASAAHEGGADGFTLLNTMPAAVVDVSQMRMPLRGGLSGPVMRPIALRAVFEISKAVPVPVIGAGGIMDSTDALAFLMAGAKAVQVGTATFVDPYAIPKIVEGIGEYLTRQKCANLDPIIGCTHREDSGSR
- a CDS encoding methyl-accepting chemotaxis protein, which encodes MNLQNIRIGKRLMGAFAVFTFIILVSCIISLMAMNDVGSKANQIVNVNFEKASAANAILMNIQAIQGNTGLAVNSKDKSLLDANAERRKAYVAGLEKLEKIETDQVGKDLISKLKEQTVRGKEASGKLLKAFEAGNFEEAADHYKSAVVPVTLLNIETVKEIIGYQEKTIKEKYGEIVKENGKVKFILILFGIVAVILCVATSMIITKSITTPIHKNIEVAKTLAEGNLSVEIILDRKDEFGDEMQAFKVMVEKWKTLITGVKSSAASVASASNQLSASAEELARGASAQVERTIQVSTASEEMSQTSLDIAKNAGSISDSAKETVGTAQNGNSIVNKSVEEVKEIAKTVNKSSDLVKELGGQSEKIGEIVLVINDIADQTNLLALNAAIEAARAGEAGRGFAVVADEVKKLAERTSKSTQEIGSMINAIKSGVDRAVASMGEASDKVKTGVELSNEAGKALNEIVGSSANLQSMVQQIATAIEEMNSTTEEIARDIEQVANVTKDSSGTAEQVTQAALELSTLSISLEESVRGFRI
- a CDS encoding lactate utilization protein, which encodes MTELHAWYGDLQVARTAAALRKNNFDVRIVPGKKEALREVIGLIPENSKVGVGGSMTLTEIGFFEEAEKHSFTLLNPSPQKMSMEEFIQTRRKILLADVFLSSSNAVTEEGELFNIDATGNRTGAMAFGPKQVILVCGFNKITRNLDGARKRVREWVAPMNAKRLGLKTPCAETGMCGDCSSPQRICNIFTVLAKKPSRTAVTVILVGEHLGL
- the recJ gene encoding single-stranded-DNA-specific exonuclease RecJ, giving the protein MKTPAADNDIVELLRSKLDISHLCARILFSRGFTDPGRVETFLYPRIEDLSDPFLLPDMEKAVARMMEAVRTHEKVCLYGDYDADGVTSVALMVNFLTRLGMNPAVYLPERKEGYGLNLKAVEKIKEDGATLLVCLDCGSTNIEEIKRAGELGMDVIVIDHHEPGEELPSAWAIVNPKMKNALFPTRELAACGVTFFFLLALRRILSKKGMLHVTINLKKELDLVTLGTIADMVPLTGDNRVIVKFGMAMMRKSPRMWLRTFFKSGIVTRAVVDEYTLGFIIIPRINAAGRVSHPGTALDFLLAEDEFSSKTYLAQLQDVNRQRQRIEAEIVKEAIETIDGGDLTERNSIVLFKEGWHIGVIGIVAQKLTELYKKPCIVITEVEGMWKGSGRGGDGVDLHKAIESVAHLVQRFGGHKYACGISLLGENLIAFRDAFDESVGDAFIEREKKTRVDTHASFEELTGELLEFIERASPYGMGNPRPNLLFAPSKVRVVKGFAKIIDGTNRTWRGSFYGKEPVPEATGIHIVASPMVREDMGERFVHLTIKEFVLPEIEACDAV